In Cupriavidus taiwanensis, the following proteins share a genomic window:
- a CDS encoding T6SS effector phospholipase Tle3 domain-containing protein encodes MNAPVETRQGANSIASADDIHVPSKAPRKLDLKTLPGIIIFVHGVNTNGEWFASAEEGLCKGLNQRQQRGEAGDAYQGGVLRPARYLPELTPKGYLSREVKATNFVADGDQSPIIRFRWGYKAAKEDVARVGPNILLDEEDAWGGGPFANGCSALPDLWTTGTVTDLFAGLQAQDLNTETSRLIYACPPRHYGAHAARRLAALVAQVRVKHIDAYGKVCPVTVVCHSQGNMVGMASAFIGKHDFDGDGVADTYVLANPPYSVLPNFFDNYGQYNADTDLGRVTVIARRKTLDRFFEIVGSSTFDHACDDCVNALTPTRRPRQGEISWTAGEDSKERQTRKHVFLYSNPHDQVISVSTVQGMGWLGLSKEVLAGTDHDMLESAKARGDGPYAFAHHADVLFQRVWAQGNPGKYGQMPFEVGAKPSHFVYYDKSNPSRVDPIQGDGNAFWYRKPLPLRFHLTRVWQDDQRGFGEKLGATVLGGIYELAFGLLRVTTFGHVSYVPVNADPPSGWTVPINAPAVKEPIAPRAIHLYHADKRAPDDGGQSAQAGKVEGIFNQGPESHTDALNPAGRSDDVYDKYRGAGQGAADYSDEAALRYEHNASARQLARRKAGNPYEAAIEQMKDGGDLTGDKYAEFREFDTEKREYFLKYAVDLNATNHSTILNNPVHCEKVLAYDVDVGICMMPEAEMKWLRQLADWRYSKQKGMEDWGAYYGSGRIEDETLESRSEYDSGVPSILGMDDERSDSRISQAPSAAKHRRPTEHDPAFGGQILQGGHGEHY; translated from the coding sequence ATGAATGCACCCGTAGAAACCAGACAAGGCGCCAATTCGATTGCCAGCGCCGACGACATTCACGTCCCAAGCAAGGCGCCCCGGAAGCTCGACCTGAAGACGCTACCCGGCATCATCATCTTCGTGCACGGTGTGAACACGAACGGCGAATGGTTCGCCAGCGCTGAAGAGGGGCTGTGCAAAGGCTTGAATCAGCGCCAGCAGCGCGGCGAGGCGGGCGACGCGTACCAGGGCGGGGTGCTACGTCCAGCGCGGTATCTGCCGGAGCTGACACCAAAGGGCTATTTGTCCCGGGAGGTCAAGGCGACGAACTTCGTTGCCGATGGCGACCAAAGCCCCATTATCCGATTCCGTTGGGGCTATAAAGCTGCCAAGGAAGACGTGGCGCGAGTTGGGCCAAACATCTTGCTTGACGAAGAGGATGCCTGGGGCGGCGGTCCCTTCGCGAACGGATGCTCTGCCCTGCCGGATCTGTGGACCACCGGCACGGTCACCGACCTGTTTGCGGGGTTGCAGGCGCAGGACCTGAATACGGAGACAAGCCGGCTGATCTACGCCTGCCCCCCACGCCACTATGGCGCGCATGCCGCGCGGCGCCTGGCCGCGCTGGTGGCGCAAGTCCGAGTCAAGCATATTGACGCCTATGGCAAGGTGTGTCCGGTCACGGTGGTCTGTCACAGCCAGGGCAATATGGTCGGCATGGCCTCGGCATTCATTGGCAAGCATGATTTCGATGGGGATGGCGTCGCGGACACCTATGTACTCGCCAATCCGCCATACAGCGTGCTGCCAAACTTCTTCGATAACTACGGGCAGTACAACGCTGACACGGACCTGGGACGGGTCACGGTTATCGCGCGGCGCAAGACGCTGGATCGCTTCTTTGAGATTGTTGGTAGCTCTACCTTTGATCATGCCTGCGACGACTGCGTCAACGCTCTGACGCCAACGCGGCGTCCCAGGCAAGGGGAAATTTCCTGGACGGCCGGGGAGGACAGCAAGGAACGTCAGACGCGCAAGCATGTTTTTCTCTATAGCAATCCCCACGATCAAGTAATTTCAGTGAGCACCGTGCAGGGCATGGGGTGGCTGGGCCTGTCGAAGGAGGTGCTCGCCGGCACCGATCACGACATGCTGGAGTCGGCCAAGGCGCGCGGCGATGGCCCCTATGCGTTTGCCCATCATGCCGATGTCTTGTTCCAGCGTGTGTGGGCCCAGGGCAATCCGGGCAAGTATGGCCAGATGCCATTCGAAGTGGGCGCCAAGCCAAGCCACTTCGTCTATTACGACAAGAGTAACCCGTCGAGGGTTGATCCAATCCAGGGCGATGGGAATGCATTCTGGTACCGCAAGCCATTGCCACTGCGCTTTCATCTGACGCGGGTATGGCAGGACGACCAGCGCGGTTTCGGAGAAAAGCTCGGTGCGACCGTGCTCGGTGGCATCTATGAATTGGCCTTCGGCCTGCTACGGGTGACGACCTTCGGGCATGTCAGCTATGTACCCGTGAACGCCGATCCGCCGAGCGGCTGGACCGTGCCGATCAATGCCCCGGCGGTGAAAGAGCCCATCGCCCCGCGGGCGATCCACCTGTATCACGCAGACAAGCGGGCGCCTGACGATGGCGGGCAAAGCGCGCAAGCCGGCAAAGTGGAAGGGATTTTCAACCAGGGACCGGAGTCGCACACGGATGCACTCAATCCGGCGGGCAGGAGCGACGACGTCTACGACAAGTACCGGGGCGCGGGGCAAGGCGCGGCGGACTACAGCGATGAAGCGGCGCTGCGCTATGAACACAATGCCAGCGCGCGTCAGCTGGCCCGGCGCAAGGCCGGGAACCCCTATGAGGCGGCCATCGAGCAGATGAAGGATGGTGGGGATCTTACGGGGGACAAGTATGCGGAATTCCGCGAGTTCGATACCGAAAAGCGGGAGTACTTCCTGAAGTACGCGGTGGACCTGAATGCCACGAACCACTCGACCATTCTGAACAATCCGGTGCACTGCGAGAAGGTGCTCGCCTATGACGTGGATGTAGGCATCTGCATGATGCCGGAGGCTGAGATGAAGTGGCTTCGGCAGTTAGCGGACTGGCGCTATTCCAAACAGAAGGGCATGGAGGACTGGGGTGCCTACTACGGCTCCGGTCGCATTGAAGATGAAACCTTGGAAAGTCGCAGTGAGTACGATTCCGGTGTGCCCAGCATTCTTGGCATGGATGACGAGCGATCGGACAGCCGTATTTCCCAAGCGCCTTCTGCGGCAAAGCATCGGCGACCCACCGAGCATGACCCCGCCTTCGGGGGGCAGATCTTGCAGGGAGGGCACGGTGAACACTACTGA
- a CDS encoding type VI secretion system Vgr family protein, which translates to MSALNHLKNLAVGRNRTVSVSSAAIPDLLGQPQLEFVRLSGHEGLSELFTYTVDLRAVSPAAEQYLAEADPDAMIGREMTVTIQLDGMGTCLLGGVGTGHREITGVISDIEHVGGVAENRIYRFTLRPWLWLATQTSDFKPFQKKTVIEILDEVLADYPFSVEKRLDTSVYPKLAWEVQHGETDARFIQRLTEEYGITYFFEHDGGHHRLILAAESGAYRPFPSEAYRTLPLYPRGFRIDQEHLVRFDPVNRLRTGKVTLNDYDPRKPRADLTTDNSQPRDTSFADFERYEYPGDYIDPAVGEMRARIRMEERRSRGRRARGAGALRGVAAGCTYLVSNHGNPAMNREYLVTGATLDLEDVGGESGSGQQFSFRVAFEAHPTDEVFRPPRTVGKPYVAGVQRAVVTGPKNQEIWCNDHGNVVIQFEWDRYGKYDENSSPWIRVVNGWSGDQFGAMHIPRIGQEVIVAFINGDPDCPVIVGRAPNQLNLPPWALPGQHALSGIRSKELFGGRHNHLLMDDTQDQIQAQLSSDHQASQLNLGYLTGVPDHVGRKDRRGEGFDLRTDGQGAIRGAKGLFVTAEGQVGAMGGHLSRDEFIRCMEAALEAAKSLGDYGHAHEGLAADTDPQAELVRAVREWDAGANNHPDAPGQGGQPLLGAYAPAGMALATPKILTTYAGKHIDTVSRLNQQMTAGQQFVVNAGQGIGFFAHSGELRGIAHQGNLVLQAQKSSIEANARQNVVVTATDGNIVLNAGKSLSLMAADGAGIRIGGGKVETYGPGGILLHTSDFDIVGPSSLSGPLPQFSQGDAGRKFLLKVGELDRPVANAPYQIVKADGSVVEGVTNAAGETAQSASNLIEAVSVKIFAPKLY; encoded by the coding sequence ATGAGTGCGCTAAACCATCTGAAGAACCTGGCCGTTGGGCGGAATCGCACCGTCAGCGTCTCCAGCGCGGCGATTCCCGACCTGTTGGGGCAGCCCCAACTGGAATTCGTGCGGCTCTCAGGCCATGAGGGATTGAGCGAACTCTTCACCTACACGGTAGACCTGCGTGCGGTCTCGCCTGCCGCGGAACAATATCTTGCCGAGGCAGATCCCGATGCGATGATCGGCCGCGAGATGACCGTCACCATCCAGCTCGATGGCATGGGCACCTGCCTGCTGGGTGGGGTGGGGACTGGGCATCGCGAGATCACCGGCGTCATTTCCGACATCGAGCATGTCGGCGGCGTTGCGGAGAATCGCATATACCGGTTCACGCTACGCCCCTGGCTGTGGCTCGCGACGCAGACGTCGGACTTCAAGCCCTTCCAGAAGAAGACGGTGATTGAGATTCTTGACGAGGTGCTTGCGGACTACCCGTTCTCGGTGGAGAAGCGCCTCGACACCTCGGTGTACCCGAAGCTCGCCTGGGAGGTGCAGCATGGCGAGACCGATGCGCGTTTCATCCAGCGCCTGACCGAGGAGTATGGCATTACATACTTCTTCGAGCATGACGGCGGACACCATCGGCTGATCCTGGCCGCCGAATCGGGGGCGTATCGCCCGTTCCCGAGCGAGGCCTATCGCACGCTGCCGCTCTATCCGCGTGGCTTCAGGATCGACCAGGAGCATCTGGTCCGCTTCGATCCGGTCAACCGGCTGCGCACGGGCAAGGTGACGCTGAACGACTACGATCCGCGCAAGCCGCGCGCGGACCTGACCACCGACAACAGCCAGCCGCGCGACACCAGCTTTGCCGATTTTGAACGCTACGAATACCCGGGCGACTACATCGACCCGGCGGTGGGCGAGATGCGCGCGCGGATTCGTATGGAAGAGCGCCGCTCACGCGGCCGGCGCGCACGTGGCGCGGGTGCGCTGCGCGGGGTGGCGGCGGGCTGCACCTACCTGGTGAGCAATCACGGCAACCCGGCGATGAACCGCGAGTATCTGGTGACCGGTGCGACGCTGGACCTGGAGGATGTCGGCGGCGAATCCGGCAGCGGGCAACAGTTCTCGTTCCGCGTTGCCTTTGAAGCGCACCCCACTGATGAAGTCTTTCGCCCCCCGCGCACGGTCGGCAAGCCATACGTGGCCGGCGTGCAGCGGGCGGTGGTGACCGGTCCGAAGAACCAGGAGATCTGGTGCAACGATCACGGCAACGTGGTCATCCAATTCGAATGGGACCGCTACGGGAAGTACGACGAGAACTCGTCGCCATGGATTCGGGTGGTCAACGGCTGGTCGGGCGACCAGTTCGGCGCGATGCATATTCCGCGGATCGGGCAGGAGGTCATCGTTGCGTTCATCAACGGCGATCCGGACTGTCCGGTGATTGTCGGGCGGGCGCCGAACCAGCTCAATCTGCCGCCGTGGGCGCTGCCGGGGCAGCATGCCTTGTCGGGGATCCGCAGCAAGGAGCTGTTTGGCGGGCGCCACAACCACCTGTTGATGGACGACACGCAGGACCAGATCCAGGCGCAGCTGTCCTCGGACCACCAGGCATCGCAACTGAACCTGGGCTATCTGACCGGGGTGCCGGACCACGTCGGCCGCAAGGACCGGCGCGGCGAGGGCTTTGATTTGCGTACCGATGGGCAGGGTGCGATACGCGGTGCGAAGGGGTTGTTCGTCACGGCCGAAGGGCAGGTCGGCGCCATGGGCGGGCACCTGTCGCGCGACGAGTTTATCCGCTGCATGGAGGCGGCGCTGGAGGCGGCGAAGTCGTTGGGCGACTATGGCCATGCCCATGAAGGGCTGGCTGCTGATACGGACCCGCAGGCCGAACTCGTGCGGGCAGTGAGGGAGTGGGACGCTGGCGCCAACAACCATCCGGACGCGCCGGGCCAGGGCGGCCAGCCGTTGCTCGGCGCGTATGCGCCGGCGGGCATGGCGCTGGCGACGCCCAAGATATTGACGACGTATGCCGGCAAGCATATCGACACCGTCTCACGGTTGAACCAGCAGATGACCGCAGGGCAGCAGTTCGTTGTCAATGCGGGGCAGGGAATCGGGTTCTTTGCACACAGCGGTGAGCTGCGCGGCATCGCGCATCAGGGCAATCTGGTTCTGCAGGCGCAGAAATCCAGCATCGAAGCGAATGCCAGGCAGAACGTCGTGGTGACCGCAACCGACGGCAACATCGTTCTCAATGCGGGCAAGAGCCTGAGCCTGATGGCAGCGGACGGCGCCGGCATCCGCATCGGCGGAGGCAAGGTGGAAACCTATGGTCCTGGCGGGATCCTGCTGCATACGTCGGATTTCGACATCGTGGGGCCGTCCAGCCTGAGCGGACCGTTGCCGCAGTTTAGCCAGGGTGACGCGGGCCGGAAATTCCTGCTGAAGGTCGGCGAGCTTGACCGACCGGTCGCCAACGCCCCCTACCAGATCGTCAAGGCAGACGGCAGTGTGGTGGAAGGTGTAACCAATGCTGCTGGCGAAACCGCGCAGTCGGCTTCGAATCTGATCGAGGCGGTGAGCGTAAAGATATTTGCGCCCAAGCTGTACTGA